One window of Candidatus Methylomirabilota bacterium genomic DNA carries:
- a CDS encoding MFS transporter has product MRERQIFYGWWVVGAFSVTSFMSTGVRHAVGPFLKPIVADLGLDRASFSAVIALSLFLYGVFMPLAGMALDRFSVRAVSSAGTLLLVISLVLTAMVRDFWEFAAVYGVLVPLGLAGTGPVIASGVVARWFSKRRGTALSVLGSASMTGMSLLVPAVTWLILTTGWRTTYMIIAAGILVIVLPLCLWVVRDSPESVGLSPDGVIPKVGAGAVAAERVGAGEALQTLAFWQLAGSFFTCGFSMSLLSAHGIPMLTDHGYSPMFASWALGVLGGSSIGFTVMLGALSDRFGRRPVLSAIYAGRVFIFAGFFLIRDDPTAILVVAVLGGITMAGTGSMTSALTADIYGRFSVSSVFGLIFLVHQTGSALGSWLAGAVFETTGGYGAAYALACGLLVAASVVALKIDKGARRIWRAATASATN; this is encoded by the coding sequence ATGAGGGAGCGTCAGATCTTCTACGGCTGGTGGGTGGTGGGGGCTTTTTCCGTCACCTCGTTCATGTCGACAGGCGTCCGCCACGCGGTGGGGCCGTTCCTCAAGCCGATCGTCGCCGATCTGGGCCTCGATCGCGCGAGCTTCTCCGCGGTGATCGCCCTCAGCCTCTTCCTCTACGGCGTCTTCATGCCCCTCGCGGGCATGGCCCTCGACCGCTTCAGCGTGCGCGCCGTCAGCTCGGCGGGCACCCTGTTGCTCGTGATCTCCCTCGTGCTGACCGCCATGGTGCGGGACTTCTGGGAGTTCGCCGCCGTCTACGGCGTGCTGGTGCCCCTCGGCTTGGCGGGGACGGGGCCCGTGATCGCCTCCGGGGTGGTGGCGCGGTGGTTCAGCAAGCGGCGGGGCACCGCACTCTCCGTGCTCGGGAGCGCGTCGATGACCGGGATGAGCCTGCTCGTGCCCGCGGTGACCTGGCTGATCCTCACCACCGGCTGGCGCACGACATACATGATCATCGCGGCCGGTATTCTCGTGATCGTGCTGCCCCTCTGCCTGTGGGTGGTGCGGGACTCTCCGGAGTCGGTCGGGCTCAGCCCTGACGGTGTCATCCCAAAGGTCGGGGCCGGCGCGGTCGCCGCCGAGCGGGTGGGCGCGGGCGAGGCGCTGCAGACCCTGGCCTTCTGGCAGCTCGCCGGCTCGTTCTTCACCTGCGGCTTTTCCATGAGCCTGCTCTCCGCGCACGGGATCCCCATGCTCACCGATCACGGGTACTCGCCCATGTTCGCGTCGTGGGCGCTCGGCGTCCTCGGCGGCTCGAGCATCGGCTTCACGGTGATGCTCGGCGCGCTGTCCGACCGCTTCGGTCGCCGTCCCGTGCTCTCCGCCATCTACGCCGGCCGCGTCTTCATCTTTGCCGGTTTCTTCCTCATCCGCGACGACCCGACCGCGATTCTCGTCGTGGCGGTCCTCGGCGGCATCACCATGGCGGGGACGGGCTCGATGACCTCCGCCCTCACCGCGGACATCTACGGACGCTTCTCCGTCAGCTCGGTCTTCGGCCTGATCTTCCTCGTGCACCAGACGGGCTCTGCCCTCGGCTCCTGGCTCGCGGGTGCGGTCTTCGAGACGACCGGCGGCTACGGGGCGGCCTACGCGCTGGCCTGCGGGCTCCTCGTGGCCGCCTCGGTCGTCGCCCTCAAGATCGACAAGGGCGCGCGACGGATCTGGCGCGCCGCCACCGCCTCGGCGACGAACTGA